Proteins encoded in a region of the Methylosinus trichosporium OB3b genome:
- a CDS encoding YbaB/EbfC family nucleoid-associated protein, with protein MLDFMGLMKQAQAMQAKMAEMQAELDQVVVEGEAGGGLVKVTMTAKGALQRVAIDPSLLKPEDSDIIEDLVVTAHAQARAKADEAVAEKMKAVTGGLQLPPGMKLPF; from the coding sequence ATGCTCGACTTCATGGGACTGATGAAGCAGGCGCAAGCCATGCAGGCGAAGATGGCCGAGATGCAGGCCGAGCTCGACCAGGTGGTGGTCGAGGGCGAGGCCGGCGGCGGCCTCGTCAAGGTGACGATGACCGCCAAAGGCGCGCTGCAGCGCGTGGCGATCGACCCGAGCCTGCTGAAGCCCGAGGACAGCGACATCATCGAGGACCTCGTCGTCACCGCCCATGCGCAAGCGCGCGCCAAGGCGGACGAGGCGGTCGCCGAGAAAATGAAGGCGGTGACCGGCGGCCTGCAGCTGCCGCCGGGCATGAAGCTGCCGTTTTGA
- a CDS encoding TIGR02281 family clan AA aspartic protease, whose product MTQSNPSNSSLGLRPLVPSWLVALALTGILATTVWLVWGDDFVARTPRGRFERVEDRAVEPKGPPIETLYQRYAMEPLPNAEAFGKEIDRMLSALAREPCDQRAVGAAEASLKRGGFPRESAKLLIGYAGACPDSIRAVAAAAETLYVLGDFAPALETAERVVRAQPDWAAAHFLVARILQGLGRIDEALEAYAVNIRLIGDLKSVPADTFINMSTLYSALGRHCEAMTPIQTYIAVDPGDRDTPVLRYLIADQAQKGKCDHTYAEGTTKLQRASNGVVLAKAEINGVSGTFAVDTGASFVSVSKSFAARAKLTALQSGRVGLHTANGVAAAALTTVSKIRLGASHADAVPAVILDKPIGHGVDGLLGMSFLARFDIVLTDKELKLVPKPAQPKSLQ is encoded by the coding sequence ATGACGCAATCGAATCCGTCGAATTCTTCTCTCGGCCTTCGCCCCTTGGTGCCGAGCTGGCTCGTGGCGCTGGCGCTCACCGGAATTCTCGCAACGACCGTTTGGCTGGTCTGGGGCGACGACTTCGTCGCAAGGACCCCGCGCGGTCGCTTCGAGCGCGTCGAAGATCGCGCCGTGGAGCCGAAGGGACCCCCGATCGAGACGCTCTACCAGCGATATGCAATGGAGCCGCTGCCGAATGCCGAGGCGTTCGGAAAAGAGATCGACCGCATGCTCTCCGCGCTGGCGCGCGAGCCTTGCGACCAGAGGGCCGTCGGCGCGGCCGAAGCCTCGCTGAAGCGGGGCGGATTTCCCCGCGAATCGGCGAAGCTTCTTATCGGCTACGCCGGCGCCTGCCCGGATTCGATCCGAGCCGTCGCCGCGGCCGCCGAGACGCTTTACGTTCTGGGCGATTTCGCGCCCGCGCTGGAGACGGCGGAGCGCGTCGTCCGCGCCCAGCCCGATTGGGCCGCCGCCCATTTCCTGGTCGCGCGGATCCTCCAGGGGCTGGGCCGGATCGACGAGGCGCTCGAGGCCTACGCCGTCAATATTCGCCTGATCGGCGATCTCAAATCGGTTCCCGCCGACACTTTCATCAATATGTCGACGCTCTATTCCGCGCTCGGACGCCATTGCGAAGCGATGACGCCGATCCAGACCTATATCGCCGTCGACCCGGGCGACCGCGACACGCCCGTCCTGCGCTATCTCATCGCCGACCAGGCGCAGAAGGGCAAATGCGATCACACTTATGCGGAGGGAACGACGAAGCTGCAGCGCGCCTCGAATGGAGTCGTTCTCGCCAAAGCCGAGATCAATGGCGTTTCGGGAACCTTCGCCGTCGACACCGGCGCGAGCTTCGTCTCGGTCTCGAAAAGCTTCGCGGCGCGCGCGAAGCTCACCGCGCTGCAATCGGGACGAGTCGGGCTGCACACAGCCAATGGCGTCGCCGCGGCGGCGCTGACGACGGTCTCGAAAATCCGCCTCGGCGCCTCGCATGCGGACGCGGTCCCCGCCGTGATATTGGACAAGCCGATCGGACATGGCGTCGACGGGCTGCTGGGCATGTCCTTTCTTGCCCGTTTCGATATCGTGCTCACCGACAAGGAATTGAAGCTCGTCCCCAAGCCGGCGCAGCCGAAATCGCTGCAATAG
- a CDS encoding DsbA family protein, which produces MPIPDFRISRRAGLTVAACALIGFALPAAAEKAGSGKVSVDELMAPNALPDVVEGKADAPVTIVEYASMTCSHCAAFHREVYPALKKNYIDSGKVKFILREFPLDPLATAAFMLARNAGEKRDAVVDLLFAQQKNWAFVEKPLDGLAGVLKFTGVGQQAFEATLKDEALYENVNKVRDRAAEKFGINSTPTFFINGERFSGEISIADFDKIIAEKSKS; this is translated from the coding sequence ATGCCCATTCCCGATTTCCGTATTTCCCGCCGCGCCGGGCTCACCGTCGCGGCCTGCGCGCTGATTGGCTTCGCTCTCCCGGCCGCGGCCGAGAAGGCCGGCAGCGGAAAAGTCTCGGTCGACGAGCTGATGGCGCCCAATGCGCTGCCCGATGTCGTCGAGGGCAAGGCCGACGCGCCCGTCACCATCGTCGAATATGCGTCGATGACCTGCAGCCATTGCGCCGCCTTCCATCGTGAGGTCTATCCGGCGCTGAAGAAAAATTACATCGACTCCGGCAAGGTGAAGTTCATTTTGCGCGAGTTCCCGCTCGATCCGCTGGCGACAGCCGCCTTCATGCTCGCCCGCAACGCCGGCGAGAAGCGCGATGCGGTGGTCGATCTGCTGTTCGCGCAGCAGAAGAACTGGGCCTTCGTCGAGAAGCCGCTCGACGGTCTCGCCGGCGTGCTGAAATTCACCGGCGTCGGCCAGCAAGCCTTCGAGGCGACGCTGAAGGACGAGGCTCTCTACGAGAATGTGAACAAGGTGCGCGACCGCGCGGCGGAGAAGTTCGGCATTAATTCGACGCCGACCTTCTTCATCAATGGGGAGCGCTTCAGCGGCGAGATCAGCATCGCCGATTTCGACAAGATCATCGCCGAGAAATCGAAGTCCTGA
- a CDS encoding disulfide bond formation protein B — translation MSALVDLWRRASPTGLALLLLGVAAATIGGAWIFEALGHAPCELCLKQRIPYYAAIPLAAATALAAQRGAARLARVGFVLVALLFISGAALAFYHSGVELKVFAGPTECSGALKKAHSFDDFRSQIEKMKVPRCDAPTLFVLGLTLSNWNVLISAALAAAAVAGWRRSPAPPRPAPTESV, via the coding sequence GTGAGCGCGCTCGTCGACCTCTGGCGACGCGCGTCGCCGACCGGGCTCGCGCTGCTGCTGCTCGGCGTCGCCGCGGCGACGATCGGCGGCGCCTGGATCTTCGAGGCGCTCGGCCATGCGCCCTGCGAATTATGCCTGAAGCAGCGCATTCCCTATTATGCGGCGATCCCGCTCGCGGCGGCGACGGCGCTAGCGGCGCAGCGCGGCGCGGCGCGTCTCGCCCGCGTCGGATTTGTCCTCGTCGCTTTGCTGTTCATCTCCGGCGCGGCGCTGGCCTTTTATCATTCGGGCGTCGAGCTGAAGGTTTTCGCCGGGCCGACGGAATGTTCCGGCGCACTGAAGAAGGCGCATTCCTTTGATGATTTCCGCAGCCAGATCGAGAAGATGAAGGTGCCGCGCTGCGACGCGCCGACGCTGTTCGTGCTGGGGCTGACGCTCAGCAATTGGAATGTGCTGATCTCGGCCGCGCTCGCCGCGGCGGCGGTCGCAGGATGGCGCCGCTCGCCGGCTCCGCCTCGGCCGGCGCCGACCGAAAGCGTATGA
- a CDS encoding ATP-binding protein — translation MPAAHLLKELSDVSSRLWAARDLEEGLREMLAATVRLLDANMGNVQLFDTGRGVLTVVAHQGFERDFLTAIHEISIDADTVCGRAVRLRRRVVTEDVELDPSFAPFLEAARSAGFRTVQCTPLTTPRGDRLGAMSTYFSAPRAFDEEELVCLDVYARQAADFIERWKSDERLRRSEARLRALVKASCYSIYRMNEDWSGMRELNGKDVLADTAAPAEDWLQHYICPEDRPSILAAMRDAIDSRRMFDLEHRVQRADGSIGWTRSRVVPIEDAEGEIAEWFGSATDVTAQKKAEMVLQEEARRKDEFLAILAHELRNPLAALHSAFTAARRIGAGADATRLNGVIERQMGHLIRLVDDLLDISRITTGNFRLEKTRFDLAAAIRQAIESASPSIESGQRRLTVAVGDETLIVEGDRVRLAQAIANLLDNAAKYTLDGGRIDIMLKREGAEAVVEVRDDGVGIPAEMLPHMFELFARSDRAVVRGIEGLGVGLALVRKLVGLHGGCVEGHSDGADRGSRFRIRLPLAAVCAGEERSPCEDAAPPPRNVLIVDDDRDVADSLCMLLETMGVAARAAYSGMEALSLLAEVAPDVIFIDIGMPSMDGYETAVALRARPEGRRARLVALSGWGAEKDRLRSKEAGFDVHVVKPIDIAELERLSSAVSDARV, via the coding sequence ATGCCTGCAGCTCATCTGCTGAAAGAGCTCAGCGATGTGAGCTCCCGCCTTTGGGCGGCGCGCGATCTCGAGGAGGGATTGCGCGAGATGCTCGCGGCGACGGTTCGGCTGCTGGACGCGAACATGGGCAATGTTCAGCTGTTCGACACCGGGCGCGGCGTGCTGACGGTCGTCGCGCATCAGGGTTTCGAGCGCGACTTCCTCACCGCGATCCATGAAATCTCCATCGACGCCGACACTGTCTGCGGACGCGCCGTGCGGCTCCGACGACGCGTCGTCACCGAAGACGTCGAGCTCGATCCGAGCTTCGCGCCTTTTCTGGAAGCGGCGCGCAGCGCGGGCTTTCGCACCGTCCAATGCACGCCTCTGACGACGCCCCGCGGCGATCGGCTGGGCGCGATGTCGACCTATTTCTCCGCGCCGCGCGCGTTCGACGAAGAGGAGCTCGTTTGTCTCGACGTCTATGCGCGACAGGCCGCCGACTTCATCGAGCGATGGAAATCGGACGAGCGCCTGCGTCGAAGCGAGGCGCGCCTGCGCGCGCTGGTGAAGGCCAGCTGCTACTCGATCTATCGAATGAACGAGGATTGGAGCGGAATGCGCGAGCTGAACGGCAAGGACGTCCTCGCCGACACGGCCGCGCCCGCCGAGGATTGGCTGCAGCACTATATTTGCCCGGAGGATCGGCCGTCGATCCTCGCGGCCATGAGAGATGCGATCGACTCGCGGCGCATGTTCGACCTCGAGCATCGCGTGCAGCGCGCCGACGGCTCGATCGGCTGGACGCGCTCGCGAGTCGTTCCGATCGAGGACGCCGAGGGCGAGATCGCCGAATGGTTCGGCTCGGCGACCGACGTCACCGCGCAGAAGAAGGCGGAGATGGTCTTGCAGGAGGAGGCGCGGCGAAAGGACGAGTTCCTCGCCATTCTGGCGCATGAGCTACGCAATCCGCTCGCCGCGCTGCATTCCGCCTTCACCGCCGCACGTCGCATCGGCGCAGGCGCCGACGCGACGCGGCTCAATGGCGTCATCGAGCGCCAGATGGGACATCTCATTCGCCTCGTCGACGATCTCCTCGACATCTCGAGGATCACGACCGGCAATTTCCGGCTGGAGAAGACACGCTTCGATCTCGCCGCGGCGATCCGTCAGGCGATCGAGTCCGCCTCGCCCTCGATCGAATCGGGACAGCGTCGGCTGACGGTTGCGGTCGGCGACGAGACGCTCATCGTCGAAGGCGATCGCGTGCGTCTCGCGCAGGCGATCGCCAATCTTCTCGACAACGCAGCCAAATATACGCTGGACGGCGGCCGCATCGACATCATGCTGAAGCGCGAAGGCGCCGAGGCGGTCGTCGAGGTTCGCGACGACGGCGTCGGCATTCCGGCGGAGATGCTGCCGCACATGTTCGAGCTGTTCGCACGCTCGGATCGCGCGGTCGTGCGCGGGATTGAAGGACTGGGCGTCGGTCTCGCGCTGGTCAGGAAGCTCGTCGGATTGCACGGCGGCTGCGTCGAAGGCCATAGCGACGGCGCCGACCGCGGCAGCCGCTTTCGCATTCGCTTGCCGCTCGCGGCCGTATGCGCCGGCGAGGAACGATCGCCCTGCGAGGACGCAGCGCCTCCTCCACGAAACGTGCTGATCGTCGACGATGATCGCGATGTGGCCGATTCGCTCTGCATGCTGCTCGAGACAATGGGCGTCGCCGCCCGCGCGGCCTATAGCGGCATGGAGGCGCTGAGCCTCCTCGCCGAGGTCGCGCCGGACGTAATCTTCATCGACATCGGCATGCCGTCGATGGACGGCTATGAGACCGCCGTCGCGCTCAGGGCGCGGCCGGAGGGTCGGCGCGCGAGGCTCGTCGCCTTGAGCGGATGGGGCGCGGAAAAGGATCGTCTGCGCTCGAAGGAGGCCGGCTTCGACGTCCATGTCGTGAAGCCGATCGACATCGCGGAACTGGAGCGACTCTCGAGCGCGGTCTCGGACGCGCGCGTATGA
- a CDS encoding DNA polymerase III subunit gamma/tau, translating into MDDEHSRDAALFPAEPQEKREARGAYRVLARKYRPSGFADLIGQEPMVRTLENAFQLNRIHQAYLLTGVRGVGKTTTARILARAFNYELPAADGRPAVDRPTIHMDALGVHCQAIIDSRHPDVLEMDAASHTGIDDIREIIENARYRPVMARVKVYIVDEVHMLSKAAFNGLLKTLEEPPEHVKFIFATTEIDKVPVTVRSRCQRFDLRRIDAGLLAGHLRKICDLESVAIEDEALAMVARAAEGSARDALSLLDQAIAHGAAQGGGAIAAEDLRHMLGVADKSRVIDLFEAAMKGDIATALALLQEQHDGGGDPGQVLLELAEFTHLVTRLKLAPGAERSSALTEEERRRGGAAAQTLSVSALTRAFQILMKAVDELRFSPRPLASADMALVRLTHAAEMPSPEEALRKLGFGQPRPPDGARPLAPAPERPAPALSLAPSPQGAARSLAAPRPEASAGVAFADFAALVAFVGEKRDMQLKMALETDVRLVRFEQGRIEFELAPGGSTRLPQQLMQRLQEWTGTRWLVALAPSGGAPTLSEQAATRKQEERSGVESDPLVAAIMARFPGAEIVAVRGREAPETQASGAELAYDDGEPDESW; encoded by the coding sequence ATGGACGACGAGCATTCGCGCGACGCTGCGCTGTTTCCGGCCGAGCCGCAGGAAAAGCGCGAGGCGCGTGGCGCCTATCGCGTGCTGGCGCGCAAATACCGCCCCTCCGGCTTCGCCGATCTCATCGGCCAGGAGCCGATGGTGCGCACGCTCGAGAACGCCTTTCAGCTCAACCGCATCCATCAGGCCTATCTCCTGACCGGCGTGCGCGGCGTCGGCAAGACCACGACCGCGCGCATTCTCGCCCGCGCGTTCAATTATGAGCTGCCGGCGGCGGACGGCCGGCCCGCGGTCGACCGCCCGACGATCCATATGGACGCGCTCGGCGTCCACTGTCAGGCGATCATCGATTCGCGCCATCCCGACGTGCTGGAGATGGACGCCGCCTCGCACACCGGCATCGACGACATTCGCGAGATCATCGAGAACGCCCGCTATCGCCCGGTGATGGCGCGCGTGAAGGTCTATATCGTCGACGAGGTGCATATGCTCTCCAAGGCCGCTTTCAACGGCCTGCTGAAGACGCTCGAGGAGCCGCCGGAGCATGTGAAGTTCATCTTCGCGACGACGGAGATCGACAAGGTGCCGGTCACCGTGCGCTCGCGCTGCCAGCGCTTCGATCTGCGCCGCATCGACGCCGGCCTGCTCGCCGGCCATCTGCGCAAGATTTGCGATCTCGAGAGCGTCGCGATCGAGGATGAGGCGCTGGCCATGGTGGCGCGCGCGGCCGAGGGCTCGGCCCGCGACGCGCTGTCGCTGCTCGATCAGGCGATCGCCCATGGCGCGGCGCAGGGCGGCGGCGCCATAGCGGCCGAAGACCTGCGCCATATGCTCGGCGTCGCCGACAAATCGCGCGTCATCGATCTGTTCGAGGCGGCGATGAAGGGCGACATTGCGACGGCGCTCGCACTGCTGCAGGAGCAGCACGACGGCGGCGGCGATCCCGGCCAGGTGCTGCTGGAGCTCGCTGAATTCACCCATCTCGTCACGCGGCTGAAGCTCGCCCCCGGCGCCGAGCGCTCCTCGGCGCTGACCGAGGAGGAGAGACGACGCGGCGGCGCGGCGGCGCAGACGCTGTCGGTCTCGGCGCTGACCCGCGCCTTTCAAATTCTGATGAAGGCGGTGGACGAGCTGCGCTTCTCGCCACGGCCGCTGGCCAGCGCCGACATGGCGCTGGTGCGCCTCACCCACGCCGCCGAAATGCCCTCGCCGGAGGAGGCGCTGCGCAAGCTCGGCTTCGGCCAGCCGCGGCCGCCGGACGGCGCCCGCCCGCTTGCGCCGGCGCCGGAACGTCCCGCCCCCGCGCTGTCGCTGGCGCCGTCTCCGCAAGGGGCGGCGCGCAGCCTCGCCGCGCCGCGGCCCGAGGCCTCGGCCGGCGTCGCCTTCGCCGATTTCGCGGCGCTCGTCGCCTTCGTCGGCGAGAAGCGCGACATGCAGCTCAAAATGGCGCTCGAGACCGACGTGCGCCTCGTGCGTTTCGAGCAGGGGCGCATCGAGTTCGAGCTCGCGCCTGGCGGCTCCACGCGCCTGCCGCAGCAGCTGATGCAACGGCTGCAGGAATGGACCGGGACCCGCTGGCTGGTCGCGCTCGCGCCCTCGGGCGGAGCGCCGACCCTGAGCGAGCAGGCCGCCACGCGCAAGCAGGAGGAGCGCTCCGGCGTCGAATCCGATCCACTGGTCGCCGCGATCATGGCGCGCTTTCCGGGCGCCGAGATCGTCGCGGTGCGTGGGCGCGAGGCGCCGGAAACACAGGCGAGCGGCGCCGAATTGGCTTATGACGACGGCGAGCCGGACGAGAGCTGGTGA
- the recR gene encoding recombination mediator RecR → MAERIAGPEIERLVQLLARLPGLGPRSARRAVLHLIRKRDELLGPLGEAMRVAHERILACSVCGNIDTSDPCAICRDPRRDAGLLVIVETVADLWALERAGLLAARYHVLGGVLSPLDGVGPSELNMASLVQRIGEGGVREAIIAVNATVDGQTTAHYLADLLAPLGVKTTRLAHGVPVGGELDYLDEGTLAAALDRRTPF, encoded by the coding sequence ATGGCCGAACGCATCGCCGGCCCGGAAATCGAACGCCTCGTGCAATTGCTGGCGCGCCTGCCCGGGCTCGGGCCGCGCTCGGCGAGGCGCGCCGTGCTGCATCTCATTCGCAAGCGCGACGAATTGCTCGGGCCGCTCGGCGAGGCCATGCGCGTCGCCCATGAGCGCATTCTCGCCTGCTCGGTCTGCGGCAATATCGACACCAGCGATCCTTGCGCCATTTGCCGCGATCCGCGCCGCGACGCCGGGCTGCTCGTGATCGTGGAGACGGTCGCCGACCTCTGGGCGCTGGAGCGCGCCGGCCTGCTCGCGGCGCGTTATCACGTGCTCGGCGGCGTGCTGTCGCCGCTCGACGGGGTCGGTCCGAGCGAGCTCAACATGGCGAGCCTCGTGCAGCGCATCGGCGAGGGCGGCGTGCGCGAGGCGATCATCGCCGTCAACGCCACGGTCGACGGCCAGACGACGGCGCATTATCTCGCCGATCTGCTGGCGCCGCTCGGCGTGAAGACGACGCGGCTCGCCCATGGCGTGCCGGTCGGCGGCGAGCTCGACTATCTCGACGAAGGCACGCTCGCAGCCGCGCTCGATCGGCGCACGCCGTTCTGA